A stretch of the Papaver somniferum cultivar HN1 chromosome 6, ASM357369v1, whole genome shotgun sequence genome encodes the following:
- the LOC113287753 gene encoding putative F-box/LRR-repeat protein At5g54820 isoform X5, with protein MEEPRNTPFTNTEDRISKLPDDIILLIFSFLDMKHVVQTSVLARRWRSIWISLLILNFNLDLFKSTFTGCTDHDAFTAFVNWILMVRHSNSDEEDNSFPELSDPDKELCAASMIRLLESLHCVRDLALSCWFLEAVSEDPQLLLDELSDHFRNLQNLKLQTFLSEESICAITHLLNVSTNIESLKVIIVEFSMKDFIPNPLMYSSLDEIMFDPKADDWEQVLLPLYHLKFVMIVGVQCRINELKFLKMLFKKAVALEKVFLYYDSVSTIVAEAFSRKLMTFPIASSSISLKWWIVQGQLSGHCPQL; from the exons aTGGAAGAACCAAGAAATACGCCGTTTACTAATACTGAAGATAGAATTAGCAAGTTACCAGATGATATCATTCTTCTAATCTTTTCTTTTCTCGACATGAAACATGTAGTCCAAACAAGTGTTTTAGCAAGAAGATGGAGATCTATCTGGATTTCGCTTTTAATTTTAAACTTCAACCTCGATTTGTTCAAATCGACCTTTACTGGATGTACTGATCATGATGCCTTCACAGCTTTTGTCAACTGGATACTCATGGTTCGTCACAGCAATTCTG acgaagaagataattCATTCCCAGAGCTTTCTGATCCGGATAAAGAACTTTGTGCTGCAAGTATGATAAGGTTGCTGGAATCGCTTCATTGTGTGAGAGATCTAGCACTATCATGTTGGTTCCTTGAG GCTGTCTCTGAAGATCCTCAATTACTACTTGATGAACTATCTGATCACTTTCGGAATTTACAAAATTTGAAGCTACAAACATTTCTTTCAGAAGAGTCCATCTGTGCAATAACACACTTACTCAACGTTTCTACTAATATTGAATCACTTAAAGTTATTATAGTTGAG TTCTCTATGAAGGACTTCATTCCAAACCCTCTGATGTATTCATCCCTTGACGAG ATAATGTTTGATCCTAAAGCAGATGACTGGGAACAGGTACTGCTGCCATTGTATCACCTCAAGTTTGTTATGATTGTTGGTGTTCAATGCCGTATCAATGAACTCAAGTTTCTGAAGATGTTATTTAAAAAGGCTGTGGCCCTGGAGAAAGTGTTTCTATACTATGATTCTGTATCAACAATTGTAGCAGAAGCTTTCTCTCGGAAGCTTATGACATTCCCGATAGCTTCTTCAAGTATCTCATTGAAGTGGTGGATTGTGCAAGGACAACTTTCTGGACATTGCCCCCAGCTCTAA
- the LOC113287753 gene encoding putative F-box/FBD/LRR-repeat protein At1g78760 isoform X2 has translation MEEPRNTPFTNTEDRISKLPDDIILLIFSFLDMKHVVQTSVLARRWRSIWISLLILNFNLDLFKSTFTGCTDHDAFTAFVNWILMVRHSNSGIQRFHLKLKTLDCSRYFDLTGRVNTWVFGALQSNVQELSFDVGLWAYQSYKFPLCLFNSKSLTKLVLKLGCMLMAEIVLPDTMDLPMLKYLKLYGLSIYQENLNAKLFLSCPALESLNITRCNVNLNDVCVASKLKYFKLKYNEYNVDGGDTISLHAPCLKSFICKNYMLCEYNVKNLASLVTADITMMVEDEEDNSFPELSDPDKELCAASMIRLLESLHCVRDLALSCWFLEAVSEDPQLLLDELSDHFRNLQNLKLQTFLSEESICAITHLLNVSTNIESLKVIIVEDFIPNPLMYSSLDEIMFDPKADDWEQVLLPLYHLKFVMIVGVQCRINELKFLKMLFKKAVALEKVFLYYDSVSTIVAEAFSRKLMTFPIASSSISLKWWIVQGQLSGHCPQL, from the exons aTGGAAGAACCAAGAAATACGCCGTTTACTAATACTGAAGATAGAATTAGCAAGTTACCAGATGATATCATTCTTCTAATCTTTTCTTTTCTCGACATGAAACATGTAGTCCAAACAAGTGTTTTAGCAAGAAGATGGAGATCTATCTGGATTTCGCTTTTAATTTTAAACTTCAACCTCGATTTGTTCAAATCGACCTTTACTGGATGTACTGATCATGATGCCTTCACAGCTTTTGTCAACTGGATACTCATGGTTCGTCACAGCAATTCTGGTATTCAGAGATTTCATCTTAAGTTGAAAACCCTTGATTGCTCTAGGTATTTTGATTTGACAGGCCGTGTTAATACATGGGTATTTGGTGCTCTACAATCTAATGTTCAAGAGCTATCTTTTGATGTCGGTTTATGGGCATACCAAAGTTATAAGTTTCCTCTTTGCCTCTTTAATTCTAAGTCGCTGACAAAGTTAGTATTGAAATTAGGTTGTATGTTGATGGCGGAGATTGTTCTACCAGACACAATGGATTTACCTATGCTTAAATACTTGAAGCTCTATGGTCTTTCTATATATCAAGAAAATTTAAATGCTAAACTCTTCTTAAGCTGCCCGGCTCTAGAATCGTTGAATATAACAAGATGTAATGTGAATCTCAATGATGTTTGTGTTGCTTCTAAACTTAAGTActtcaaattgaaatacaatgagtATAATGTAGATGGAGGTGATACTATTAGTTTACATGCTCCATGTCTCAAATCCTTTATTTGCAAAAATTACATGTTGTGTGAATACAATGTCAAGAACCTTGCGTCTTTAGTCACTGCTGATATTACAATGATggtagaagacgaagaagataattCATTCCCAGAGCTTTCTGATCCGGATAAAGAACTTTGTGCTGCAAGTATGATAAGGTTGCTGGAATCGCTTCATTGTGTGAGAGATCTAGCACTATCATGTTGGTTCCTTGAG GCTGTCTCTGAAGATCCTCAATTACTACTTGATGAACTATCTGATCACTTTCGGAATTTACAAAATTTGAAGCTACAAACATTTCTTTCAGAAGAGTCCATCTGTGCAATAACACACTTACTCAACGTTTCTACTAATATTGAATCACTTAAAGTTATTATAGTTGAG GACTTCATTCCAAACCCTCTGATGTATTCATCCCTTGACGAG ATAATGTTTGATCCTAAAGCAGATGACTGGGAACAGGTACTGCTGCCATTGTATCACCTCAAGTTTGTTATGATTGTTGGTGTTCAATGCCGTATCAATGAACTCAAGTTTCTGAAGATGTTATTTAAAAAGGCTGTGGCCCTGGAGAAAGTGTTTCTATACTATGATTCTGTATCAACAATTGTAGCAGAAGCTTTCTCTCGGAAGCTTATGACATTCCCGATAGCTTCTTCAAGTATCTCATTGAAGTGGTGGATTGTGCAAGGACAACTTTCTGGACATTGCCCCCAGCTCTAA
- the LOC113287753 gene encoding putative F-box/FBD/LRR-repeat protein At1g78760 isoform X1 — protein MEEPRNTPFTNTEDRISKLPDDIILLIFSFLDMKHVVQTSVLARRWRSIWISLLILNFNLDLFKSTFTGCTDHDAFTAFVNWILMVRHSNSGIQRFHLKLKTLDCSRYFDLTGRVNTWVFGALQSNVQELSFDVGLWAYQSYKFPLCLFNSKSLTKLVLKLGCMLMAEIVLPDTMDLPMLKYLKLYGLSIYQENLNAKLFLSCPALESLNITRCNVNLNDVCVASKLKYFKLKYNEYNVDGGDTISLHAPCLKSFICKNYMLCEYNVKNLASLVTADITMMVEDEEDNSFPELSDPDKELCAASMIRLLESLHCVRDLALSCWFLEAVSEDPQLLLDELSDHFRNLQNLKLQTFLSEESICAITHLLNVSTNIESLKVIIVEFSMKDFIPNPLMYSSLDEIMFDPKADDWEQVLLPLYHLKFVMIVGVQCRINELKFLKMLFKKAVALEKVFLYYDSVSTIVAEAFSRKLMTFPIASSSISLKWWIVQGQLSGHCPQL, from the exons aTGGAAGAACCAAGAAATACGCCGTTTACTAATACTGAAGATAGAATTAGCAAGTTACCAGATGATATCATTCTTCTAATCTTTTCTTTTCTCGACATGAAACATGTAGTCCAAACAAGTGTTTTAGCAAGAAGATGGAGATCTATCTGGATTTCGCTTTTAATTTTAAACTTCAACCTCGATTTGTTCAAATCGACCTTTACTGGATGTACTGATCATGATGCCTTCACAGCTTTTGTCAACTGGATACTCATGGTTCGTCACAGCAATTCTGGTATTCAGAGATTTCATCTTAAGTTGAAAACCCTTGATTGCTCTAGGTATTTTGATTTGACAGGCCGTGTTAATACATGGGTATTTGGTGCTCTACAATCTAATGTTCAAGAGCTATCTTTTGATGTCGGTTTATGGGCATACCAAAGTTATAAGTTTCCTCTTTGCCTCTTTAATTCTAAGTCGCTGACAAAGTTAGTATTGAAATTAGGTTGTATGTTGATGGCGGAGATTGTTCTACCAGACACAATGGATTTACCTATGCTTAAATACTTGAAGCTCTATGGTCTTTCTATATATCAAGAAAATTTAAATGCTAAACTCTTCTTAAGCTGCCCGGCTCTAGAATCGTTGAATATAACAAGATGTAATGTGAATCTCAATGATGTTTGTGTTGCTTCTAAACTTAAGTActtcaaattgaaatacaatgagtATAATGTAGATGGAGGTGATACTATTAGTTTACATGCTCCATGTCTCAAATCCTTTATTTGCAAAAATTACATGTTGTGTGAATACAATGTCAAGAACCTTGCGTCTTTAGTCACTGCTGATATTACAATGATggtagaagacgaagaagataattCATTCCCAGAGCTTTCTGATCCGGATAAAGAACTTTGTGCTGCAAGTATGATAAGGTTGCTGGAATCGCTTCATTGTGTGAGAGATCTAGCACTATCATGTTGGTTCCTTGAG GCTGTCTCTGAAGATCCTCAATTACTACTTGATGAACTATCTGATCACTTTCGGAATTTACAAAATTTGAAGCTACAAACATTTCTTTCAGAAGAGTCCATCTGTGCAATAACACACTTACTCAACGTTTCTACTAATATTGAATCACTTAAAGTTATTATAGTTGAG TTCTCTATGAAGGACTTCATTCCAAACCCTCTGATGTATTCATCCCTTGACGAG ATAATGTTTGATCCTAAAGCAGATGACTGGGAACAGGTACTGCTGCCATTGTATCACCTCAAGTTTGTTATGATTGTTGGTGTTCAATGCCGTATCAATGAACTCAAGTTTCTGAAGATGTTATTTAAAAAGGCTGTGGCCCTGGAGAAAGTGTTTCTATACTATGATTCTGTATCAACAATTGTAGCAGAAGCTTTCTCTCGGAAGCTTATGACATTCCCGATAGCTTCTTCAAGTATCTCATTGAAGTGGTGGATTGTGCAAGGACAACTTTCTGGACATTGCCCCCAGCTCTAA
- the LOC113287753 gene encoding putative F-box/LRR-repeat protein At4g15060 isoform X3, with the protein MVRHSNSGIQRFHLKLKTLDCSRYFDLTGRVNTWVFGALQSNVQELSFDVGLWAYQSYKFPLCLFNSKSLTKLVLKLGCMLMAEIVLPDTMDLPMLKYLKLYGLSIYQENLNAKLFLSCPALESLNITRCNVNLNDVCVASKLKYFKLKYNEYNVDGGDTISLHAPCLKSFICKNYMLCEYNVKNLASLVTADITMMVEDEEDNSFPELSDPDKELCAASMIRLLESLHCVRDLALSCWFLEAVSEDPQLLLDELSDHFRNLQNLKLQTFLSEESICAITHLLNVSTNIESLKVIIVEFSMKDFIPNPLMYSSLDEIMFDPKADDWEQVLLPLYHLKFVMIVGVQCRINELKFLKMLFKKAVALEKVFLYYDSVSTIVAEAFSRKLMTFPIASSSISLKWWIVQGQLSGHCPQL; encoded by the exons ATGGTTCGTCACAGCAATTCTGGTATTCAGAGATTTCATCTTAAGTTGAAAACCCTTGATTGCTCTAGGTATTTTGATTTGACAGGCCGTGTTAATACATGGGTATTTGGTGCTCTACAATCTAATGTTCAAGAGCTATCTTTTGATGTCGGTTTATGGGCATACCAAAGTTATAAGTTTCCTCTTTGCCTCTTTAATTCTAAGTCGCTGACAAAGTTAGTATTGAAATTAGGTTGTATGTTGATGGCGGAGATTGTTCTACCAGACACAATGGATTTACCTATGCTTAAATACTTGAAGCTCTATGGTCTTTCTATATATCAAGAAAATTTAAATGCTAAACTCTTCTTAAGCTGCCCGGCTCTAGAATCGTTGAATATAACAAGATGTAATGTGAATCTCAATGATGTTTGTGTTGCTTCTAAACTTAAGTActtcaaattgaaatacaatgagtATAATGTAGATGGAGGTGATACTATTAGTTTACATGCTCCATGTCTCAAATCCTTTATTTGCAAAAATTACATGTTGTGTGAATACAATGTCAAGAACCTTGCGTCTTTAGTCACTGCTGATATTACAATGATggtagaagacgaagaagataattCATTCCCAGAGCTTTCTGATCCGGATAAAGAACTTTGTGCTGCAAGTATGATAAGGTTGCTGGAATCGCTTCATTGTGTGAGAGATCTAGCACTATCATGTTGGTTCCTTGAG GCTGTCTCTGAAGATCCTCAATTACTACTTGATGAACTATCTGATCACTTTCGGAATTTACAAAATTTGAAGCTACAAACATTTCTTTCAGAAGAGTCCATCTGTGCAATAACACACTTACTCAACGTTTCTACTAATATTGAATCACTTAAAGTTATTATAGTTGAG TTCTCTATGAAGGACTTCATTCCAAACCCTCTGATGTATTCATCCCTTGACGAG ATAATGTTTGATCCTAAAGCAGATGACTGGGAACAGGTACTGCTGCCATTGTATCACCTCAAGTTTGTTATGATTGTTGGTGTTCAATGCCGTATCAATGAACTCAAGTTTCTGAAGATGTTATTTAAAAAGGCTGTGGCCCTGGAGAAAGTGTTTCTATACTATGATTCTGTATCAACAATTGTAGCAGAAGCTTTCTCTCGGAAGCTTATGACATTCCCGATAGCTTCTTCAAGTATCTCATTGAAGTGGTGGATTGTGCAAGGACAACTTTCTGGACATTGCCCCCAGCTCTAA
- the LOC113287753 gene encoding uncharacterized protein LOC113287753 isoform X4 → MLMAEIVLPDTMDLPMLKYLKLYGLSIYQENLNAKLFLSCPALESLNITRCNVNLNDVCVASKLKYFKLKYNEYNVDGGDTISLHAPCLKSFICKNYMLCEYNVKNLASLVTADITMMVEDEEDNSFPELSDPDKELCAASMIRLLESLHCVRDLALSCWFLEAVSEDPQLLLDELSDHFRNLQNLKLQTFLSEESICAITHLLNVSTNIESLKVIIVEFSMKDFIPNPLMYSSLDEIMFDPKADDWEQVLLPLYHLKFVMIVGVQCRINELKFLKMLFKKAVALEKVFLYYDSVSTIVAEAFSRKLMTFPIASSSISLKWWIVQGQLSGHCPQL, encoded by the exons ATGTTGATGGCGGAGATTGTTCTACCAGACACAATGGATTTACCTATGCTTAAATACTTGAAGCTCTATGGTCTTTCTATATATCAAGAAAATTTAAATGCTAAACTCTTCTTAAGCTGCCCGGCTCTAGAATCGTTGAATATAACAAGATGTAATGTGAATCTCAATGATGTTTGTGTTGCTTCTAAACTTAAGTActtcaaattgaaatacaatgagtATAATGTAGATGGAGGTGATACTATTAGTTTACATGCTCCATGTCTCAAATCCTTTATTTGCAAAAATTACATGTTGTGTGAATACAATGTCAAGAACCTTGCGTCTTTAGTCACTGCTGATATTACAATGATggtagaagacgaagaagataattCATTCCCAGAGCTTTCTGATCCGGATAAAGAACTTTGTGCTGCAAGTATGATAAGGTTGCTGGAATCGCTTCATTGTGTGAGAGATCTAGCACTATCATGTTGGTTCCTTGAG GCTGTCTCTGAAGATCCTCAATTACTACTTGATGAACTATCTGATCACTTTCGGAATTTACAAAATTTGAAGCTACAAACATTTCTTTCAGAAGAGTCCATCTGTGCAATAACACACTTACTCAACGTTTCTACTAATATTGAATCACTTAAAGTTATTATAGTTGAG TTCTCTATGAAGGACTTCATTCCAAACCCTCTGATGTATTCATCCCTTGACGAG ATAATGTTTGATCCTAAAGCAGATGACTGGGAACAGGTACTGCTGCCATTGTATCACCTCAAGTTTGTTATGATTGTTGGTGTTCAATGCCGTATCAATGAACTCAAGTTTCTGAAGATGTTATTTAAAAAGGCTGTGGCCCTGGAGAAAGTGTTTCTATACTATGATTCTGTATCAACAATTGTAGCAGAAGCTTTCTCTCGGAAGCTTATGACATTCCCGATAGCTTCTTCAAGTATCTCATTGAAGTGGTGGATTGTGCAAGGACAACTTTCTGGACATTGCCCCCAGCTCTAA
- the LOC113290848 gene encoding uncharacterized protein LOC113290848: protein MNVNEASIFNEKILDPDLIDLDFTGCPFTWSNKRKGHALTEQRLDRGPANDDWLLIYPNTTITSMLAIGSDHHLVLLNSNPHWKNGKIPFKFFGPWLDHDECRKIIVDCWENAIPGSSAFSVARKLKDIKLQIRVWNKDVYGNIKTNIDESKQYLNWLRIHYFKEDRGQVLADARKQLKNWLDIEEKFWKTKSRDQLIKLGDQNIS, encoded by the coding sequence ATGAATGTCAATGAAGCTTCTATCTTCAATGAAAAGATCCTTGATCCGGATTTAATAGATCTTGATTTTACTGGTTGTCCTTTTACTTGGTCGAACAAAAGAAAGGGTCATGCTCTTACTGAACAAAGACTGGATAGAGGACCAGCAAATGATGATTGGCTACTTATCTACCCTAACACCACCATCACTAGTATGTTAGCCATAGGGTCTGACCATCACCTCGTTTTACTAAACTCCAATCCTCACTGGAAAAATGGTAAGATACCTTTCAAGTTTTTTGGTCCCTGGTTAGATCATGATGAATGCAGGAAAATTATAGTCGATTGCTGGGAAAACGCAATTCCTGGATCAAGTGCATTCTCTGTTGCTAGAAAACTTAAGGACATAAAGCTGCAAATCAGAGTCTGGAACAAGGATGTCTATGGCAACATCAAAACCAATATTGATGAAAGCAAGCAATACTTAAATTGGCTTCGTATACACTACTTCAAAGAAGATAGAGGTCAGGTTCTAGCTGATGCAAGAAAACAACTCAAAAACTGGCTAGACATAGAAGAAAAGTTCTGGAAAACCAAGAGCAGAGATCAACTTATCAAGTTGGGAGATCAGAACATAAGCTAA